From a single Glycine soja cultivar W05 chromosome 19, ASM419377v2, whole genome shotgun sequence genomic region:
- the LOC114399599 gene encoding GDSL esterase/lipase At5g33370-like, with protein MAILSSFAPLTILSLVLLVVGIIVSGVEARPRAFFVFGDSLVDNGNNNYLATTARADAPPYGIDYPPTHRPTGRFSNGYNIPDLISQRLGAESTLPYLSPELRGDKLLVGANFASAGIGILNDTGVQFVNVIRMYRQLEYFKEYQNRVSAIIGASEAKNLVKQALVLITVGGNDFVNNYFLVPNSARSQQYPLPAYVKYLISEYQKLLQRLYDLGARRVLVTGTGPLGCVPSELAQRGRNGQCAPELQQAAALFNPQLEQMLLQLNRKIATDVFIAANTGKAHNDFVTNPQQFGFVTSQVACCGQGPYNGIGLCTALSNLCSNREQYAFWDAFHPSEKANRLIVEEIMSGSKAYMNPMNLSTILALDAITT; from the exons ATGGCAATCTTGTCAAGTTTTGCTCCTTTGACCATTCTTAGTTTAGTCTTGTTAGTGGTTGGAATCATTGTGTCTGGGGTTGAAGCTAGGCCAAGAGCATTCTTTGTGTTTGGAGATTCACTTGTTGACAATGGAAATAACAATTACTTGGCCACCACGGCACGTGCCGATGCTCCTCCTTATGGGATTGATTACCCTCCAACTCATAGACCAACTGGTCGTTTCTCCAATGGCTACAACATTCCTGATCTTATCA GTCAGAGACTTGGTGCAGAGTCAACATTGCCATACTTGAGTCCAGAATTAAGAGGAGATAAGCTACTAGTTGGTGCCAATTTCGCTTCAGCAGGAATTGGAATCCTTAATGACACTGGAGTTCAGTTT GTAAACGTGATCAGAATGTATAGACAGCTAGAATATTTTAAGGAGTATCAAAACCGAGTGAGTGCTATAATTGGAGCTTCAGAGGCTAAGAATTTGGTGAAACAAGCACTAGTGCTCATCACTGTAGGAGGCAATGATTTTGTAAACAACTACTTCTTAGTGCCCAATTCAGCAAGGTCCCAACAGTACCCACTACCTGCATATGTCAAGTATCTCATCTCTGAGTACCAAAAGCTTTTGCAG aGGCTATATGATTTGGGAGCACGCAGAGTTCTTGTGACAGGCACAGGACCCTTGGGTTGTGTTCCATCAGAATTGGCCCAACGTGGTAGAAATGGACAATGTGCTCCTGAACTACAACAAGCTGCAGCACTCTTCAACCCACAACTCGAACAAATGTTACTTCAACTCAACCGCAAAATTGCAACTGACGTTTTCATTGCTGCAAACACTGGAAAAGCTCACAACGACTTCGTTACTAACCCCCAACAATTCG GATTTGTTACATCACAGGTAGCTTGTTGTGGACAAGGACCTTACAATGGTATTGGGCTATGCACAGCACTCTCCAACCTTTGCTCCAACAGAGAGCAGTATGCATTTTGGGATGCATTCCATCCATCTGAAAAGGCCAATAGGCTTATTGTGGAGGAAATTATGTCAGGTTCTAAAGCCTACATGAACCCAATGAACCTTAGCACCATCCTAGCTTTGGATGCAATTACCACATGA